The Amycolatopsis coloradensis sequence TCGGCCTGTTCGCGCTGGTGGTCATCCCGGTGATGTACGCCTACGTCTCCGAGCTCTACCCGACGGAACTCCGGGCTTCGGGGTTCGGCTGGGCGTCGTCGTCGAGCCGGGCGATCACCGGCTTCGCGCCGCTGCTGTTCGGCAGCGTGCTGTGGCCGGTGCTCGGGTTGCCGCTCACCTTCACCGTGCTGGGTGTGCTCGTGGTGGCCGCGGTCGTGTTCATGATGACGGGCGCGCCGGAGACCCGCGGCCGCGAACTCGACCGGATCGTCGACCCGGTCGAGGCACCCGCCGAGACCAGGACGGCTCTGTGAAGCCCGCCGCGTTCCGGTACCACCGGGCCCACGACGTCACCGACGCCGTCGGTCTGCTCGGCGAACTCGCCGCGGCGGGCGAGGACCCGAAGCTCATCGCGGGCGGGCAGAGCCTGATGCCGATGATGAACTTCCGCCTCGCCCGGCCGACCGCGCTGGTGGATCTGGGCCCGTTGCGGCGAGAACCGGCGCTGAACTCGTTCCGGCGTGACGGTTCCAGCCTCACGATCGGCGCGATGGTCACCCATCGGGCGGTGGAGGTCGCCGAGCTGGGACCGGATTTCGCCGTGCTGTCCCGCGCGATGCGGTGGGTGGGGCATCTGCCGATCCGGTCCCGCGGCACGGTGGCGGGCAGCGTCGTTCACGGTGACGCGACCGCGGAGTGGTGCCTGCTGGCCCTGCTGCTCGACGCGGTGATCGTCGCCGAAGGTCCGGGCGGGCCCAGGGAGATCCCGGCCGAGGAGATGTTCCACGGCTTCTACACCACGGCCGTCGAACCGGACGAGGTCGTGACCGCGGTGCGCTTCACCCGCCCGTCGCCCCGGGCCGCGTTGACCGAGT is a genomic window containing:
- a CDS encoding FAD binding domain-containing protein; protein product: MKPAAFRYHRAHDVTDAVGLLGELAAAGEDPKLIAGGQSLMPMMNFRLARPTALVDLGPLRREPALNSFRRDGSSLTIGAMVTHRAVEVAELGPDFAVLSRAMRWVGHLPIRSRGTVAGSVVHGDATAEWCLLALLLDAVIVAEGPGGPREIPAEEMFHGFYTTAVEPDEVVTAVRFTRPSPRAALTEFARRHGDFAIVDAAVSIDAEHGGRVVLGGVAPAPVRVPEAEALLDGGVPGPDLFAECGEAAAAAIDPPDDAAGSAAYRRRLARTLVTRALHEAWEKGETR